Genomic window (Prevotella melaninogenica ATCC 25845):
TATCCGTTTGGCGTTTAATCGTCAGTTGCCTATCCTTGGTATCTGCCGTGGAGCGCAAGCCCTTGCTGTCGCTTTGGGTGGAAAGATACAGCAAGATATCTATGATGAATATATAAGAGAGGAGGAAACGGTTGAAAAGAAACTGAGCAAAGACAAAACGGTAACAACCTATCATGCTGCTACATTAAAGCATTCACAGGATGCTGAACGCTGTGAAGCTACGCATAGCGTGACCCTTAACAAGTCATCTGTCCTCTATGCGCTCTATAAGGAAGAGCGTCTTATGGTCAATAGCTTCCACCATCAGGCAGTGAAAGATGCTGGAAAGCACTTCCGTGTGACGGCACTTTCGCCTGATGGAGTGATTGAAGCCATTGAGAGTAGCGAGTTCAAGCCTATCATGGGAGTGCAATGGCATCCCGAATGGATGGGTGAAGAGGGAGGAAAAATCTTCCAGTGGCTGGTCGGACAGTCTAATAACTTCTACCTTGCTAAGCAACTTCATCAGCGCATCTTGACGCTTGATACACACTGTGATACGCCTATGTTCTTCCCACAAGGTGTCAACTTCGATCAGCGTGACTCACGTATTCTCTACGATCTCCATAAGATGACGGAGGGAAGACAGGATGCTGTGACGATGGCTGCTTACCTTCCACAACCGAAGATAGGCGAGTCTTTCTCGTCAAAGATTGATGTTGAAGGGTTGAAACGCTATAATCCTCACCTCGTTGAGACATTGAATCATCTCTCACCAGCTGTCTATGCCAACCTTATCTTCGACAAAATAGAGGAAATTGTTAAGCAGAACCAACGCTATATCAGTATTGCTCGTACACCTTCCGACCTTTACGAAGATAAGCGCAAGGGACGTAAGAGCATTATGTTTGCTATTGAGAACGGTCTTGCTTTGGAACATAAGCTTGAGAATGTAAAGCACTTTGCACAGCGTGGTGTGACCTATATAACCCTTTGTCACAATGGTGATAACGATATTTGCGACTCTGCACGAGGCTGCAACACCCACGGAGGAGTAAGTAAGTTTGGCGAAGAGGTCATCAAGGAGATGAACCGTAACGGTATTATGGTCGACTTAAGCCACGGCGGAGAGAAGAGTTTTTATGATGCGTTGGAGATTAGTACGATGCCAATCGTATGTAGTCATTCTAATAGCAAAGTACTCTGTGACGTTCCTCGCAACCTTACCGATGATCAGATGCGAGCATTGGCAAAGAAGGGTGGTGTGGCACATATCACAATGTACCAAGGCTTCTTGAAGAAGGGTAGTGAGGCAACAGTGATGGATGCGATAGCCCATCTTGAGCATGCTATCAACATTATGGGTATCGACCATGTAGGTATTGGAACCGACTTTGATGGTGACGGAACCGTACGCGGTATGGCTGATGCGAGCGAAATGATAAACTTCACCCTTCATCTTTTGCGTCGTAAATATAGCGAAAGAGATATTGAAAAGATATGGGGAGGCAACTGGCTGCGTGTAATGGCGCAGGTACAGAGCGTTAGAAAATAAGTAGAAAGAAGGTTTCTTACCTACTCTTTAGGATAGAGTGGGAGAGAATAAGAAAACAATCAACAATGAAGACGAATATAAAAATCATTTTCGGCTGCCTCTTGGCAGTGTCCCTCGCAACCGTAGCATACGGCTGTAAAGGGAAAGCAAGCAACAGTGATAATGGTGCTGACACAGTAGCTACAGCAAAACCGGTCGGACCTACGTTTAATGCCGACTCTGCATACGCCTTTACAGCAGCACAGTGTGACTTCGGACCACGTGTGATGAACTCTGCAGCACATGATAAGTGTGGCAAGTGGATAGTAGAGAAATTTAAGGAGTATGGCTGTGATGTACAGGAGCAGAAAGCCGATCTAAAAGCCTATGACGGTACGGTCTTGAAGTCAACTAATATCATTGCACGTTTTAATCCAGAAGCAAAGAAGCGTATCTTAATCTGTGCGCACTGGGATAGTCGTCCTTGGGCAGACAATGATCCAGACTCTACTAACCACAAGAAGCCTGTTATGGCTGCGAATGATGGTGCCAGTGGAGTGGCTGTAATGCTTGAGTTGGCTCGTCAGTTGCAGGCTGATAAGAAGTTAAAAGTAGGTGTTGACTTTGTTTGCTTTGATGCTGAAGACTGGGGAGTACCACGTTGGGAGACTCGATATCCGAATGCTGACGACTCTTGGGCATTGGGTGCACAATACTATGCAAAGAACTTCCCGACAGCTGTTAAGCCTGAATTCGGTATTTTGTTAGATATGGTAGGAGGCGAAGGTGCACAATTCTATCGCGAGGGAATGTCTATTCAGTTTGCTTCTGATGTCGTAAACCGTGTTTGGGAGGCTGCAAAGGGAGCAGGTTTCGGCTCTTATTTCCCTGATGCTATCGGTGGAATGGTTACTGACGACCATGTTCCAGTGAACCAGTTTGCAGGTATTCCTACTATTGATATCATTCCTTACTATCCTGATTGTCAGCAAAGCTCTTTCGGTCCAACATGGCATACAGTCAATGACACTATGGAACATATCGATAAGAATACGTTGTTAGCAGTTGGTCAGACCGTCATACAGGTATTGTATACGCTGTAAAATATAAAGTCTCATATAAAGAGGATGTGTCCAAAATAGATACATCCTCTTTTTTGTTTTTGTTCCTTTTTGGGTTCTTCCGAAATATGGAGTGATAAATTAAAACGCTTATATAATAAGGCACACAGAGCTACGGAGAGGACGGAGATAAAGGCAATGTCACGGAGGTGCCGACGGCACAAAGAGCGACGGAGGTATAGCGTACAGATTTCTAATGATTCTTTTGGTATGAACGCTTTGTATATAAATTGCTAACAGAATTGGCAAACAATCTCCGTCGCTCCACGTACCGACGGTACCTCCGTGCCTACCAGTGCTTGTTTTGATATCCCTCCGTACTCTCCGTTCCTCTGTGTGACATTTCATCAGAGACCTAAGCTTAGGTGCATTATTATCACTCCAAAATACTGAAGACCCTCTTTTTGACGCTCTAACCCTGATATAGAAAAATAGAAAGCGTACTATTCCGCACAAAGTGTTTTTTGTTTTATAACTTCAAAAGTATGGATAAGGTTTTGAAAAATAATTATATAATTTCAAATAAAACATCTATAAATAACGGCAAAAATACGAATAAGAAGCGGGTTTGTAACCAACAGGAAATCAGTTTGTTATAACGGAGCAATTTAAAAGGTGCTTAATTGGACTTCAAAAGGGCGTTAGTAACGTTGCTAAAGGGCACCTTTTGCAAGCCAATTGGGCGTCTTTAAGAAGCCAAAAGAGCATGTATTGGAAGTGAAGTGCATGAAAATAGTTTACAAAAAGCGGTCGTGAAAAGATGAATCCGATTATGGGAAGAAACTCTTGCAACCATAATCGGAATTTATTTGGATTGATATTGTGAATCCTATTCCAGACGTTTAGATACGCTTTAACGACTGTTTAACGCCAGAGATAAGCAAGCCCATTTCCGCAGCATTCAGTCCTCTAATTAAGACGTTAGGCTCTCTATACTCCACAGCGTAGTTGGATAAAGCGGGTACACAATGAAAGAAAGGTAAGTCAACCACCTCTCCTTTCTTTGTCGTACTTACAAATGTAAGACGAATGTCAGAGAAGTTTTCTTTTTCGTTTTTATATAACTCATTGGGATACATTGGTAGAATGGTATTAACTCCCTCTGTTATAACAAAATTCAAAAGCTTTTCTTTTCCCTCTTTTTCATAACATTGTGGCTCTGCCACATAAGCCTTCGACCATAGGTCAGCCTCCCCTGTCCCTTCTTCATCTAAGAGACATTGTTCATTTTGCTGATCCTTACGCTTATTCTTGTTAAAGAAATCGAATATACCCATATAGTCTTGCTGTTACTATCTTTATTCGCAAAGTGACTAATTATGTAATAAAAGTAATCGGAAATAGATAAAATTCTATCCCAAAAAGACGTTTGCAAAGATAAAAACTTCGTACAACATAAACACAATTACGTATGTTAAAAAGACTAAACTGTATATACAAATCGGTTTAATCATCGATAAAACATCTAAAAACGGGGCTTAATAAATGTTGTTTTGGTAGTGCTTTCGAAAATATCCTACAGCTTATTATCGACAAAACAGTTAGAAACACGGAGGCTAACAACATCTTTTTAGTTTATTATGCTGTAGGTTCACACAGAAATGTTTATCTTTGCATTGGGAAAGAATGGTGCCATTGTGGGGCTGTCTGTCCCCACTTCTGATTCATAACAGACATATTAAAACAGTTATAAAAAGCGATAAATGGCACTGAACTATATTTGGATAGGATTCTTCGTAATAGCATTTGTCTTCGGAATTATCTCTCTGTTGATGGGCGATACAACGATATTCGAGAAGATGATGAACTCTACCTTTGATTCATCTAAGAATGCCTTTACAACATCAATAGGCTTGACAGGAGTCTTGACACTGTGGTTAGGAATCATGAAGATTGGTGAAAAGGCTGGTGTTGTCAATGTTCTTGCACGTATGCTCAGCCCTTTCTTCTCAAAACTCTTCCCTGATATTCCTAAGAATCACCCTGTTATGGGTTCTATCTTTATGAATATAGCATCGAACATGTTAGGACTTGACAATGCAGCTACGCCTACAGGATTGAAGGCGATGGCGCAGATGCAAGAGTTGAACACAAAGAAAGACACGGCAACTAACCCGATGATAATGTTCTTAGTATTGAATACTTCGGGTCTGACGCTCATCCCTACGACTATTCTTGGCTATCGAAGCATGAACGGTGCAGCACAACCTATGGATGTGTTTATTCCAATTCTGTTGGCAACAACGGTAGCTACGATTGCTGGTATCCTCATTACGGCAACTTGGCAGCGTATCAATATCTTCCAACCGACATTGTTCTTGGGACTTGTTGGTATTATTGGCTTTGTCGGATTGTTAATTTGGGGATTCGGACATATGGATAAGCAGATGACGAATACGGTGTCATCTGTTGCCTCTAACTTGATTGTCATGTCGATAATCATGCTTTTCATCATTGTGGCGTTGTTACGGAAAGTGAACGTTTATGACGCTTTCATCGAAGGAGCGAAGGACGGATTCCAAACTGCAGTACGTATCATTCCTTATTTAGTAGCTATCCTTGTGGCTGTAGGAGTGTTCCGTGCTTCGGGGGCAATGGACCTTTTGATACAGGGAATTAAGTGGTGTGTGGAGCAGTGCGGACTTGACACAAGATTCGTAGATGCACTCCCAACGGCGTTTATGAAGCCGCTTTCTGGTAGTGGTGCACGTGGTCTTATGTTGGAATCAATGAAAACTTTTGGTGTTGACTCATTCGTTGGCAGATTGAGTTGTATCTTCCAAGGTTCAACAGATACGACTTTCTATATCTTAGCGGTTTACTTCGGAAGCATCGGCATAAGGTATACACGTCATGCATTAGCTTGTGGATTATTAGCCGATTTGGTTGGTGTAATTGCCGCAATCGCAATCTGCTATATATTCTTTTAGGAGATCATTGAATCTATTAAGCTATTGGGCTATTAGCCCTATAAGCCTTATTAGCCTAATAAGGCAAATAAGCTAAACTACAATACAACAATGGCAAATTTAAAATCACTTGCAAAAGACACTGCTATCTACGGAATGAGCAGTATCATCGGAAGGTTCTTAAACTACCTTCTTGTACCCCTCTATACAGCGAAAATTAGTGCGGCGAGCGGTGGCTATGGTGTTATCACAAACATCTATGCCTATACTGCGTTGCTGTTGGTCGTTTTGACTTATGGAATGGAGACGACTTTCTTCCGTTATGCCAATAAGACTGACCAAGATCCGAAGAAGGTTTACTCTACTACTTTGTCTTTGGTAGGGCTTTCTTCACTGCTATTTATAGCAATGGTCTTCGTCTTCCTGCAGCCTATTTGCGACTTTATGGGTTATTCGGAACATCCTTCATATGTGTGGGTTATGGCTGTCACGGTAGCGATTGATGCCTTTCAGGCTATTCCTTTTGCCTATCTCAGATACAAGAAACGCCCAATTAAGTTTGCTACTTTCAAACTGTTATTCATTGCTTTGAACATCATTTTGAATCTTGTTTACTATCTAATCCTTGACGGACATGAGGTGGGTTATGCCTTCTATATCAACCTTGTATGTACAACGACTATCACCTTCTGTTTCTGGAAAGAGCTAAAAGATGGCTTCTTTGCAGGCGGTAAGCTGCTTGATATGCCTTTGGCAAAGAAGATGTTGTCGTATACTTGGCCAATACTTTTCCTTGGTATAGCTGGTATTCTTAATCAGACGGCAGGTTATATCATCTTCCCATACGTCTACAAGGACAATGATGCACATACACAATTGGGTATCTTCGGTGCTGCAAGTAAGATAGCAATGATTATGTCGATGATTACGCAGGCTTTCCGCTATGCCTACGAGCCATTCGTCTTTGGTAAGGCACGCGACAAAGACAATAAGGAAACCTATGCGAGGGCTATGAAGTTCTTTATTATCTTTACGCTTCTTGCCTTCTTGGTGGTAATGGGTTATATGGATATTCTTCGCCATATCATCGGTCGTGACTACTGGGTAGGATTGAAGGTGGTACCTATCGTGATGGCAGGAGGTATCATGACAGGTGTTTACTTCAACCTTAGTTTCTGGTATAAACTCATTGATAAGACGATTTGGGGTGCCTATTTCTCAGGCATTGGATGTGCTGTAATCATCGGAATCAACGTGATTTTCGTACCAAAATATGGTTATATCGCTTGTGCTTGGGCAGGTTTCATGGGTAATGCAACGGCAATGGTGCTCTCTTATCTTGTCGGTCAGCGTAAGTATCCGATAAACTATCCACTGAAGAGTATCTTTGTTTATCTTCTGATAGCTGGTTTCTTCTTTGCCGTTATCACCTATACTAACGCCAATCTTCCTGTTCCTGCAGCCTTGGGAATCAATACATTGGTTATCATTCTCTTTATAGCTCATGTGCTTTATCACGACTTTCCACTGCAAAAATTACGCAGTCGGTTTGCAAAGAAATAAACAAGTATCATTTAATCAATTATATCATTATGAAGAAATCGACTTTACTTATTGCCGGACTTCTCGCATTGGGTAGTACATCCATGCACGCCGACGAGGGTATGTGGACGCTCTATAACTTGCCAGATGCCGTCTACGAACAAATGGTAGCTGAGGGATTCCAGTTGCCACGCAACATGCTTTATGGCGCACCTAACGCTATTAGCAATTCTGTTATCAACTTCTCTGGCTTCTGCTCAGGTGTTGTTGTATCACCAAATGGTCTTGTCTTCACTAATCATCACTGTGGATTCAGCGCAATTAATGCCCTTTCCACCGTTGAACATGATTATATGAAGGATGGTTTCTATGCAAAAAGCTATGCAGAGGAACTCCCAAGCAAGGACTTGTTTGTGTCCTTTATGAAGAAGCAGGAGGATATTACTCCTCGTGTTAATAAGCTTATTGCAGGTAAGAATGCTGAACAGACAGAGGCGATTATCGATTCTCTTACAAATCATTTGACCGACTCTATCAAGACCATTGATAAGACTTTGCATATCAGTGTTGATGCTTTCTACGAGGGAAATAAGTATTATGCCACTACATATCAGGACTTCCAAGACGTACGTTTGGTGTTCACAGTACCAAAGAGTATGGGTAAGTTCGGTGGTGAAACAGACAACTGGATGTGGCCACGACAGACAAGTGACTTCTCTGTGTTCCGTATTTATGCCGATCCTAAGACCAACGGACCAGCTGCCTACTCAAAGGATAATG
Coding sequences:
- a CDS encoding M28 family peptidase, giving the protein MKTNIKIIFGCLLAVSLATVAYGCKGKASNSDNGADTVATAKPVGPTFNADSAYAFTAAQCDFGPRVMNSAAHDKCGKWIVEKFKEYGCDVQEQKADLKAYDGTVLKSTNIIARFNPEAKKRILICAHWDSRPWADNDPDSTNHKKPVMAANDGASGVAVMLELARQLQADKKLKVGVDFVCFDAEDWGVPRWETRYPNADDSWALGAQYYAKNFPTAVKPEFGILLDMVGGEGAQFYREGMSIQFASDVVNRVWEAAKGAGFGSYFPDAIGGMVTDDHVPVNQFAGIPTIDIIPYYPDCQQSSFGPTWHTVNDTMEHIDKNTLLAVGQTVIQVLYTL
- a CDS encoding fused gamma-glutamyl-gamma-aminobutyrate hydrolase/peptidase, whose amino-acid sequence is MQYDLQSHLDKVYSTFPEAKRKPIIGITTNYMNGDAALRNVYYKQVVAAGGVPMLIPPVADKDVLINTLDHLDGLLLTGGADINPLWLGEEPSPKLHNINAERDLPELMLIRLAFNRQLPILGICRGAQALAVALGGKIQQDIYDEYIREEETVEKKLSKDKTVTTYHAATLKHSQDAERCEATHSVTLNKSSVLYALYKEERLMVNSFHHQAVKDAGKHFRVTALSPDGVIEAIESSEFKPIMGVQWHPEWMGEEGGKIFQWLVGQSNNFYLAKQLHQRILTLDTHCDTPMFFPQGVNFDQRDSRILYDLHKMTEGRQDAVTMAAYLPQPKIGESFSSKIDVEGLKRYNPHLVETLNHLSPAVYANLIFDKIEEIVKQNQRYISIARTPSDLYEDKRKGRKSIMFAIENGLALEHKLENVKHFAQRGVTYITLCHNGDNDICDSARGCNTHGGVSKFGEEVIKEMNRNGIMVDLSHGGEKSFYDALEISTMPIVCSHSNSKVLCDVPRNLTDDQMRALAKKGGVAHITMYQGFLKKGSEATVMDAIAHLEHAINIMGIDHVGIGTDFDGDGTVRGMADASEMINFTLHLLRRKYSERDIEKIWGGNWLRVMAQVQSVRK
- a CDS encoding oligosaccharide flippase family protein; protein product: MANLKSLAKDTAIYGMSSIIGRFLNYLLVPLYTAKISAASGGYGVITNIYAYTALLLVVLTYGMETTFFRYANKTDQDPKKVYSTTLSLVGLSSLLFIAMVFVFLQPICDFMGYSEHPSYVWVMAVTVAIDAFQAIPFAYLRYKKRPIKFATFKLLFIALNIILNLVYYLILDGHEVGYAFYINLVCTTTITFCFWKELKDGFFAGGKLLDMPLAKKMLSYTWPILFLGIAGILNQTAGYIIFPYVYKDNDAHTQLGIFGAASKIAMIMSMITQAFRYAYEPFVFGKARDKDNKETYARAMKFFIIFTLLAFLVVMGYMDILRHIIGRDYWVGLKVVPIVMAGGIMTGVYFNLSFWYKLIDKTIWGAYFSGIGCAVIIGINVIFVPKYGYIACAWAGFMGNATAMVLSYLVGQRKYPINYPLKSIFVYLLIAGFFFAVITYTNANLPVPAALGINTLVIILFIAHVLYHDFPLQKLRSRFAKK
- a CDS encoding nucleoside recognition domain-containing protein; this encodes MALNYIWIGFFVIAFVFGIISLLMGDTTIFEKMMNSTFDSSKNAFTTSIGLTGVLTLWLGIMKIGEKAGVVNVLARMLSPFFSKLFPDIPKNHPVMGSIFMNIASNMLGLDNAATPTGLKAMAQMQELNTKKDTATNPMIMFLVLNTSGLTLIPTTILGYRSMNGAAQPMDVFIPILLATTVATIAGILITATWQRINIFQPTLFLGLVGIIGFVGLLIWGFGHMDKQMTNTVSSVASNLIVMSIIMLFIIVALLRKVNVYDAFIEGAKDGFQTAVRIIPYLVAILVAVGVFRASGAMDLLIQGIKWCVEQCGLDTRFVDALPTAFMKPLSGSGARGLMLESMKTFGVDSFVGRLSCIFQGSTDTTFYILAVYFGSIGIRYTRHALACGLLADLVGVIAAIAICYIFF